The window TGTGAAGAGGAACTCAATGCAAGTTGAACAATGATTTACCAGTTACCAGTTACCAGTATACCAGTTACCAGTATAAGTATTTACCAGTATACTGGTAGGAAGACCAGTATAAGTTGATGATAGATTTCAGGCTCACACAAAGGGAGAGTTGTATTTCTGGCTTGGCTGACTGTATGGAATGTCATTTGGCCAACTTCCCTCTAAAGTAAGAAGGACCCTTCCTATATGGGTCACACTAAACTCAGAAAATCTCAACACATTACTACAATGATAAGATGAGGATGGTACATTATTTGTCTAGTCAAAAGCCAAGACTGCTTTTTCCCAATTAGCTCAGCAAACACACTCAGATATCTGATAAAGATTAACAGATCCTTTAGTATAATCTATACATTAAAGGTGCTCAAGAATGTCCTTTTAAGGCTAAAGACATGGcctagcagttaagagtgcttgctccAGAGAtataacaccttcttctggcctccaaaatccctgcacacatatatatctgcATAGACAACATACGcactaataaattaaaattgcTAGGGTTGCTGGTGCCTGAGTTTaattcagcattcaggaggtggaggcgGAAGGAtatgaactcaaggccagctagtctaccagtgagttccaggccagccaacgCAGCACAATCAgactgtctaaaaacaaaaacttaagaaTCTCGACTCTGTAACAGAGAACTGTAGGAGGCTTTCCTTTACGCAACCGTTGGAACACTATCTGAGGAAGGGTTAGCTGCTGCACGTGTCTTTACTCAGTGAGCCATCTTGCGTCTTCACTGTGGATGCACTGACCGTCTGCACCAAGCTCCCAGAGCCATGACTACCCCGTGCCCGCTACACTATAACCCGACTGTGAACCTTTTCCCTAAAATAGATTttatcagagtattttatcaggacaggaaaagtaactaagatattatcatcattatcaacTTAGTTGAAAACGATGGGTTTCAGAGTACAGTGTGATAGTGTAGACTTGTAATCCCAGCGTTGAGAAGCCAAGATCCAAGAACTCCTGTGAGTGTGCAGCCAGGTGGTTAtagtgagttcatggccagcttgGGGTATGTTAAGATATTACCTTCTAAAACAGGGGCAGCAGGTTCATTAAAACGTTTTCATACATACATGTCTGTACCTTGCTCACATCTGCCAGCACCCCGCAAACAACAACTCACTGTAAAATTAGAACTAGATGGCTCCACAAttcaaataaatggaaaagaaaaacaaaacagcacccgagaaaaaggaaacacaaaatgtgACTCTGCAATGGTGGCTAAAGTGTACTTCACAACAGTGTCCTTAGGACCTCCACATGTGATTGAATGGACTCAGATTTGACCCTCTACAGCAGACTCGCTTTAACACTGAGCAAGCAAGGTTGACGAGGGCAGCACATGCTTTTTTCCAGATCACAAATCAATGGCAGAGGCATCATCACCAAACTAATTTATTCCTCCAAAATGACCTAGTATTCAtttagtcttaaaaataaaagaaattttggcAATTtctttttgacacattttgaaaatAGTGAGAGTCCTGTCAAGTGAGACAAGTAATAatcaagacacagaaagacacatattATACGTTTGGGACTGGTGTGCATAATCTACACAAATCAAACTTGAGAGCACAGTGATAACTATTGGAAGCTGAGGGGATATTAGTCAAAGGGCAGAAAACGTCTGTCACACAGGACGAGCGATTTCTCTCAACACTGTGACTGCAGTCAAATGTTAACATAGCACATATTCTATTGAAGGTAGATTTTAAATGTTCTCCACTTATCACCAAAGGGAAAATGTAAGCATGTAAATGACAGATTACAAGTTCTTTGATTTAATCACTTcagaatgtgtgtatatgcacacacatacacacacacagttaaaacaTTACATTGTACCAATAAATATACAAGACATTTACTTATTAATTGTACTATATACATGGATAGGTGTGCTTGTGCCTGCTTTCATATGCGCCCGTGCAGAAGATAGAAACtcggtgtcttcctctatcaaatTCCACAGTATTTGAGACCAAGTCTCTCAGTGAGCCTCAAGCAACTAGCCATCTACCCAGCCCTTGTCAGCTGTACCCTGATAAAGCTGAGAGGAAcaacaggcagaagcagatgCAACATCCTGAAGACTTTCTATTATACCATACATCTCTCAGTATCACTGAATGTCCTGATTTCTGCCGGAGCTTCTGACTTTATAATCCAAGATTCCAAATCCCACAGCAGGATTATTATCGTCAGTCACGATGGGCTCAGCTTTAACCCCAGCACCATCAAGCCTGGAGGCAGGGAAAGGTGGCATCTctgagctggaggtcagcatggccATCCAGGGCTAGACAGGGAGACTTACAATATGGCTTACTTTACACTTACTCTGTCTTTGTCATGCAGCATGTCAGCATAGGATGACCTTAAAAGATAAGAAAGAGACAGTGAGTCAGAAACCTTTGCTAATAAAGACACGCATGAGCACATCCCTCCTATAAACGCTGTCCTCAATTGGACGGAACAAGTGTGTCagccatttttaaatatttaatagcctggtatggtggctcaagcctgtaaTCTCAAGCATTTCAAGACATTTGAGATTGGCTCAAGCCTGGTTCACACTGAGGAAAGAGAGTAAGTTTAAGGCTAGTATAGATTATATACCAAAGAAGTCTCAAAAAAACCTCTTTAAAAAACTAAGTGTTTTAAATATCACTCATCTTTACTCCCAGGAcatggaagacagaagcaggtgggtctctgtgagtttgagaccaacatggtctacatagtgagactttgtcttaaataaataaataaataaataatctactcATTTATTTGGGTCAGGGAAAACATCCAGCACGGCATATGTGTGATGGTTCAAACACAATTTTGTGGAAGTTGGcactttccttctaccatgtgcatTCTAAAAATTGAGCTCAAGTCTTAAGGCTTGGCAGGAAGcacctgtacccactgagccatcctgtcagcccccaaattttattttgtaaggtTGGTTATCGTCATTGCAAAACATCATCTCAGAGCAGATGTTCTTCTCAGACCCCAAAGATGAAATTTGTGTCTATTTACCTATGTGCGTGTACATCTGGCTGTCAAAGGACATATACCTGAgacagttctttccttccacatttACATGGGCCCTTGGAATCGAACTCATGTGTCAGTATTgctggcaaacacctttaccctgCTGGCCTACTTCACTAGCCCATCACAGAGAGCCTGTAATAGTCACCTATAACCATGGACATCCTGAACTCAACAATCCTAACGCATGACATAACATGGAATAATACATGTATGCCTTAGAACAACCCCATACATCCATACCAGtgagaggaactgggaaaggatgggtgtgtacatgtgaggGTCACCAGGCTCTGAAGTTCACATCACTTCCAGGGGAAATGAGTGGGTAAACACGGTGTCACGGAGGGAAGGCAGAgccatattttctatttcctttgaaaTCACCTTACAGTTCTTCCTGTGCTACCTTCTTCCCCCCAAGCTTAGGAGGGGACTGGGGTTGCCACTCAGTGACAGAGTACTTACCTGCCTAGCATGCTTTAAATGAAGGGGAGAGTACAATCCTTAGAAACCTCACTTCAGTCTCTATGTTCCACTGTACTGATTAGTTTTTTgtctcttatttttgagacagggtctccactatcaagccccagctggcctggaactggatACACAGACCAGGTTGTCCTTCAGCACAgggaaagccacctgcctctgcatcccaagtgctgagattaaagatagaTGCTAACACCAGCTTGGACTgcttagttttaactgtcaacttgatacaacctagAAGCACCTGAAAAGGAAGTCAGTCTGAACAAGGAATTATCTAGATTAAGCTGGCCTGTAGGTAGTCTGTAGGGCAGGTCTTACCACAATTAGAATCACCTGAGTAGCTGCGCCTGAAGAATTTTCCTGATTGCCTTTGGATGGGGCGACAAAATACACCCTGACTGTGGGTGGCATCTTCTGGGAGCAACCAGATGAAAAGGGGTGTTTCAGAGGGAAGTAACTACTGGTCTTTAAAGTTGGGTGTCTTGAAAAGTTAGGCGTCGCAGAACAGCTGTCACTCATTGGGGGGCTATGAGCAGGAGTTACTTAGTCCACAAGGTGGGGTGCCTCAGTAGTTCCACTCTGACACCTGAAGCTGGGTAAGTTCTTGGAGAGTGGTGGGTTCATGTTCTCACTTGAAGGCTTGGAAACACTGGTTCTGCTGTTAGAGAAGGAAGCAGCAGAACAACCCGACTCACTGGCAAGAGGAAGAGCCAAGCAAAGGCACTAGTTTCTAAAACATCCTCCGACTTCATCCACGGCAATCGGGAAGATTCTTTAGGTGCAGCTACTCAGGTGATTCTAACTGTGACGCCTCAACACTAACCAaccgcaacacacacacagccaccccACTGGCAGCTGATAGTCTAAAGCTGGTTTTCCTAGGTTTCCAGTGTATACTTCCAGTCCTGCTGCTTACAAAAATAAGCAACACATTTCACCCTATTCCTGACACAAAGTGGCATAATTATACACTCGCTTTTTTCATGATATACTGTGAAGCTCACTCCACCAGTggagaatgaaatgaaaataaagaacatatctgtTTTCCCAGCTGCACCATATGCATTCCCCTACATAGATATACCATAGGCTTGCCTACCAATGTTGATAGACATATATGTTTTCGATGTTTTGATATTTCTGAATGAGAATAAACCAACGAAgctaagaattaaaaaaagaaataaataatttttttggtgTTAATTAGGATTGCAACCTAAGATAAATTCACACTGTTGAAAATGTGCTCCCTACCCATTTTGTATGTTGTATGACCATTCACGTGTGGGGGTACACAAGTACATGTCTGTAAAATCATATAAAAAGTGGAGGGAAATCTCCAGTCATCCTCTTAAGTACTGTCATTtcctttgagtcagggtctcttgcTGGCCTGGACTAAGTTGGCTGAccaacaagccccagggatcctcctgactctgagGTGACAAGCAGGTGTCACCAcacacactttttgttttgttttccttaagtttttggagacaggatttctcatgtagccctggcagtcctggaattcactctgtagctagcctgaaactctaagatctgcctgcctctgattctcaagtactgagattaaaggcgtgagctacCACCACTTGGCTTAAAATGTGTATCCCAGGTAGCCTCCAACTCTTGACTCTCCTCTGTCCACCCCCTGTAGCTATTCCTAAAGCTTTTGACACCACAACTGGCTTGTTCTGTTGTTAATATTGATtccaagggctagagagatgactgagCCATTAAAGAGACTTGCTGCTctgggtttgatgcccagcacccatatggttgtttacaaccacctgtaattctggttccaggaaatctgatgacCTCTCTGGCCTTGGTGGACACCAGGCACAGGcaaacatgcaggtaaaacactcacacacacatatatatcaataaatttaaagggGTGGGGGCCCTGGTAGGGAGAACAAAGTGGATCAGAGGTCAAGGCCACTTTGGTCAAAATAATGAATTCCATGACAGGCAGTGCTaaagagactccatctcaaaaaacaaaacataacgaaaaaaataaaagaaaactcagGCCATTCTAGAAAGTGAACTACGGTCATACAACCCTTTTACCAACTGATCTGTGTCTCCATCTGCCCTacctactaaaaaaaaaataaacaaaaaaaaaaaaaacaacgattTAATATAGGtgctagatggctcagcagttacaagttACTTCCAGAAGACCACGGTTTGATtctgagcacccacatggtggctcacaactgtttaaCTCTAGTAGCAGAAGGTTCTGCTGCCCtctactgtctcaaaaaaaaaaaaagccaatagatgatatctcaaaaaatattttatctttaatcATACATGTATGAGTATGCCTGTGAGTGCAAGCGCCCAGTGTCCCGAAGGGGCGGCAAGCCTTTGGGAGCGATCTTCCGGAGGCTGAGCTGCCCACCGTCTTAAGTGCAGCACCGTCTCTCAGGCTCACTCGCCACTGCCTGGTGTTAGCAAGCCGCCAGAGCGCACCCTCCTCACGCCTGCGCACTGCTGTTGCTAATGGCATCAGTAGTCGGAACTTCCTAGCAGCCAGCCCTAAGTAACTCCCCTTCCCGAAcatctctttccttccatcctaaCTTTCCTTCTGGCTTTGCTTCAAGCCTCCTCAGCTAATCCTGGTTTCTTACATTCCTTATATAACCTCTTTCACTGAGATGCTGCAACGTCTCTCAATTTCATCTTTACCAAGCTCTGCAAATTCTCCACACTCACGCTTCGCTTCCTTCTACCTCTAGCGTCACGGGAATGTCTGGACCATAACACCTCTCCTCTCAGGAGGGCGTCCCACCTACCCAGCCATCTAACCAGGAGAAAACCTTGATGCTTCTTCAACTTCCCGTCTTACAGCATGCAGTGGGTGACCCACgctgctctccctctctcactccacTGCTTCCACGTTAGGACTGCAGGAACCACTCACCGTTCCTCTCTCCAACCCACTTTTCCACAGTCCTCTTAGCAAGGGTTCTGTTCTCCTAACGTCTCAACTGCTCGGAAAACAATTTCCAGAATCTTCTTCAAAACTAAATTAACATCGGTGAGCCCGAAAGACCTGTAGCCAACTGAGAGGCAACCCTTGGTACCTGGCAATTTCCTGGTGGTAGTCATAATGTTCATCCTCCTCCAGCCATTCCAGGGATCCCGTGGTTGGATTGGCACGACCACAGAAGACCTTCATGGTGTGAGCTGGTTCTTCAGCGTTTGCACAGAAATATGGGCTTGTCAGTTTACTTCTTAGGAATAGATCGTGATACCAGAAACCTAATCAATTATCATGCCTAGGATGGAGgcaaaggacaagaaaacaaagaggaaaaaaaatcaagaaacagacaaaaatgtCAACGTTGCTTATGATTTTTTATTAATGATAACACAGAGCTTCCATTTccgctctggggaggcagagacaggtagatctctgtttAAGTTCAAAGTCAACATGGTCTAcccagcaagttctaggccaacaaGAACCACATAGTGACAGCCCATCTCAAAGGAAAATTAGTGAGCATTTTGATATTTCTAGCAAGAGTAATTTCATTCTGTATACAGGATATACCATCAAAATCTATAATAAAAGCCAGTTATGGTAGTTCATGTctacaatctcagcacttaggaaacCAAGGCAGAAGTAACTGAAGgttgatgccagcctgggctacgctGTGAGACCTTGttataaaacaagaacaaaatacaacaacGTGATGGTGCGTGTCTTTGATTCTAGCActggaaaagcagaggcaggaagatctctatgaattccaTGCCTGTCAGAACTACACAATGAGATCCGGTctgaaagggagaggaagggactcTACAGTAAATATATAATGCAGTTTGGAAGGTTTAACACTTTCCTGAAATTCCAGCATAATTAAAAGGACCTCACAAGTGCATCAGGGTCCAGCCCTCAAGTGAAAGCAAGGGAGAAGGCAGGGTTAGCCAAGCAATGAGCTAACATTAGTAAAAGCGCAGAAGCGGTTATTCCTCGACATAAATCTGTGATGTCGCTAGGGTTTAACTAAGAATACACTTAAAAATGCACTGAGGGCCAATCCAGAGTTTTTAATCAAAAGCATGTCCACCTAGGGTACACACACTTATGGCACTGCTCCGGGCAAGTGTTGGGAACTGAATGGTTTTCAACTACTCAGAATACCGACTGAGAAAGCCACCCCGAATCAGAACCGCCTGAACGGTTCCGGGACCGAACCGTTCCCGGTTGGGTTGGAGGAGCTGCATACACCTGAGGTCCGGGTTTGGGTGGCTGGGGCGAGGCTTCTAGCACAAGTCCTGCGCCTCTGACCCTGCTCTGCGCTTGGCGACAGTGAGAAAGAACAAACACCCACGCGGACTGCTGTGGCAGACCTGTTCAAGGTGCTTGAACAACTAACTCCACGTGGACTCCGGAGAAGTCTAGAAGATAAGGATACCGGAAACCAGAATATTCCCACGCCAGAGCCCTAAAAATGAGGCCCGAAGACTGACTGCACCCAGGACCAGCCACGGCCCTACCTCCCCAGCATGCCCAACAGCTCACCCACAGTGGAAAGCACTCCACACGCCGCCAATCGCGCGGCCATTTTGCCTCACCCACTGGGGGCGGGGCGTCGGGACGTCGAGTGACGTTTCACGAGGCTCCGCCCTCTGTAGAACTGGATACAAATCCCGTCGCTCCCCGCGCCTTCCCACAGTACCCCGCGATTGCAGCTATGGAGGCCGGCAGGACCGCAGTGTTGCGCGTGAAGCGGAAGCGCAACGCGGAGCCCGCAGAGGCTCTCGTGCTGGCTTGTAAACGCCTCCGGAGCGGCGAGGTCGAGTCGTCTGCTCCGGAGGCGCCAGAGGATCAGGAGACAGCGGCGGAGAGAAATGTCTTCCAGTTGGTTGCTACCGTGCGGTCCCAGGTATGAGAAAGGGGGATGGACTCTGTGGAAGCGGTCTTTGAACGCTGCCCATATACAAACAATTGCTGAGGCAGTCATTCTTTTCCTGTCGCTCCTCAGGAGGAGCCAATCCAGCAGCTTGTGCGAGCTGCCCTGCGCCCATCCCGGAGCAGCCAGCTGCGTATCCGGCGCGATCTTCGTGCTTCTGTTCGCGAGGTCCGTAAAGAGGGCCGCTACAGGGTAGTCTCCAGCCACCGATCCTCAGGAACCTCTAACAGTTTGGAGCCTCAGTGTGTGTCAGAAGCTGTCAGGGACACTGGCTTCCAGTTGTTGGACCTGGTCCACGAGGAGGAAAACCCAGAGGCTGCTGTCACAGACTGCCGAAAAGTGAGTATGTCTGCTCTGCTCCCAAAGGCAGTAAGTAATTAAGAGCATACACACTGCAAGCTGGAATGGATGATCCACTCTAAAGATTGACCTCATTTTACctgtttgatttttgttggttttgttctgttgaaatggtttcgctgtgtagctctggttgacATAGTACGGCTATGTAGCCCAAGCAGGCCTCTGACACACAACAGTTTTGCTtcagttgctgggattacaggcatatggcACTCGCACCCCTTAtgattggttttctttctttctcttttttttgtgtcGTAAACAGCTTccttcccagcatttgggaggcagtgccAGGTGGATTTTTTTTGGCAGTTCCAAGCCAAAAAGGACTACATTAGTGAGACTACATAGGATTGACCAGGCCTTTAATACTCACTAGGCATGGATGGATAGATCTCTTCTTTCAAGtctagtcagagctacacagtgagaacgtgtatcaaaataaaaacaattgatGTAGGTCTTTTGAAAGTAGATTTGgctatttaaaatatgtacagtATTTGGAGATGATGTTAAACTTTCATtgctacaaaaaaaaatgaggtaaatatgGAAGAATTTTTAGCCCACAATTTTGGAGGCTTTTGGTGCCGTGTGTGGTCAGCCTACTCCATTACTTTGGATCTATATTGTGGCAGAATACAGGAGTATGTAATAGAGCAGTGGCCAGTAAGCAGATATAAGaacaatgctaaaaaaaaaaaaaaattaaagatttctgttttcctaataaaCATACTCCCAAGACTTCACCTAGATAGGCAATTCAACAAAAGTCAAAAGACAGTGTTGCTTTCCTGTTACTGTGCTAAGTATTTGTTTGGGCTTTGTAGGGCCTAGGGAGTGtggctggtctttgctactttgtgagttctccctaccccctttcctccccatatCACTTgataagaggggaaaaaaataaaggacagaTGATAAGGAtctctgaatctaatttcttgtttcttctttgcttgtAGCTGTGTTTTGCCACTTGTGGGGGTTTTTCCCCCACCCTTTACCCCCCACCCTCACTTCACCTTCTATTACTAgataggaaagaagagagagagatctttgaatctaatttctttctttttgtttcttgagcAGGACTACTAACAATTTGCCACCAACCTCCCTGAAgatggggccctagcatttatgtaTACCccctgaaaagttcccagaattccaaatgccacactatctgcagctggcaaaaaccACCTCTGCTAGGGCATGAGGCAAATCGTAGTCAGCTGCTTTGGACAGCTCTATGTAGCCCCacatccccacacctgggattaaagcaaaaacatattcttatagtatttctgtgttttttaaagaaaccaaaattccagaattgttACTACAAAGGAGCAAACTTGGGTCAAGTGTTCTTCCATTGAGCTATATTCCAAACGTGGTATTTTCCTTTACTTAGTCTTCACAAGAGCTATGAATTAGATACTTTTCTCGCcattttgattttactttttcagAAAGTTTTTATTAGTGGACATTGGTTATTCAAAGTAATCGTTTTTATTAGATTTTGTATGTCTTTATTAGGAGTGACATCTATACTGTCACTCCTGATGAACCCTGATTATTCTTTTCTTACTATGTTCTTTAAGTGTGTATGTTCCGATTAATTTACTTGAGATTGCTTATAGAAGTGTGGGTGAGGAGTCTCTAGCTGTATTATTTACCTGGGCTTTTCTATgcctgtatttgtttgttttgtttttgtgaaactatgtagactaggctggtcttgaactccacagagatctgcctgcttctgcctaaagtactgagattaaaggcttacaCCAGTACACCTCCAATTGACTGTGTGCTGAAAGTTGTGTTGGTAACTAAACATTACACAGACTGATGAAGCTGGAGGTTCCTTATGAGGTGGTCCATGTAAAACAAGCATAGTACTTCGGAAAGAATTTAAGAGTAATGGTTctgaaccttcctaatgctgcaaccctttataCAGTTCCTCTTGTGGTGATACCcagccataaagttattttgctacttcataactgtaattttgctactgctatgagttgtaatgtaagtatctgatatgcaggatatctgatattgcaacaccccttcccccaaaagGGATTACAACCCATGGGGTTGAAAACAGCTAATTTAGAGGCAAAACAGCTGGGAAAGAAGGCATGGTAAAGCTCAGTCTCTGCATTTCATAGATTACAGGTGACTAAGCTTTACATTATGGTGTGGAAACAGATCTAGCATTGCCGTATCATGCATGAATTTGTTTTTTCTAGGAAAGATAATTTGAACCTATAGTCAGTGGACCACAACAcgtttcttcccttcccttagTTGACTGACATGCAGCCCTCAGGTGGTGTTAAGTGTTGGTGCTTTTCAGAATCATTTATGCTGTAAATATAATGACTTGGTGAAGTTGAGTAAGGGCTTATTTTCTCCAAGGTTACCACCATTTTTCAAATGCAGAAATGAAATACTGTGATACTGCTAATAACTAGTTCAAGAGCTAGGTGTGCACGGGGCTCTAGGCGTGGCTCAGCAGCTGACTTGCTCCTTCATCTTgaagattcccagcacccacctatgGAGCCTTAAAACTGCTTGTCACTCCAC of the Apodemus sylvaticus chromosome 21, mApoSyl1.1, whole genome shotgun sequence genome contains:
- the Slc7a6os gene encoding probable RNA polymerase II nuclear localization protein SLC7A6OS, whose protein sequence is MEAGRTAVLRVKRKRNAEPAEALVLACKRLRSGEVESSAPEAPEDQETAAERNVFQLVATVRSQEEPIQQLVRAALRPSRSSQLRIRRDLRASVREVRKEGRYRVVSSHRSSGTSNSLEPQCVSEAVRDTGFQLLDLVHEEENPEAAVTDCRKASDPDVILCNSVELIRERLTVSDDGSQEHHEEPKPNDDYVYDIYYMEMAPPGWIENILSVQPYSQEWELVNDDEQSEDIYEDEDDENSENNWRNEYPDEESSDGDEDSRGSDEYNSLSEEESSCRRLVWNKYPSDVQKEFGYESPHDVDSD